The Spirochaetota bacterium genome includes a region encoding these proteins:
- the iorA gene encoding indolepyruvate ferredoxin oxidoreductase subunit alpha, producing the protein MKEVLSGNEAIARGAYESGCKVALAYPGTPSTEILQTIADNYKDSIYCAWGSNEKTAFETALGASVAGVRSLVAMKHVGLNVAADPLFTAAYTGVGGGFVIISADDPSNHSSQNEQDNRWYGIHAKVPVIEPSDSQECLDYVKYGFEISENFDIPVIIRLVTRVSHSKSICTLSEPIKREIKFNYKKDVRKYIMVPSHSNPQHVILEKKLLDIQKWNSENNLTKEEILDTEIGIVTSGLTYQYVKEVFPQYSVLKCGMVYPAPIEAIKKFREKVKKLYFIEELEPILEFQARLSNIKVDLGKDKIPYYHELSVERLRSIFYENIDFEEKKQKYNFNLPPRPPVLCAGCPHRATFYNLGKNKEYIIHGDIGCYTLGFIDPLNAMDTTICMGASITMGNGFSIVNKISSEKKKVISILGESTFMHSGLTGTVDAAYNMLSNTIIVLDNSVTAMTGHQDNPMTGKTLMGEDAPIFDIKKFAEAANIKKVDIVDGYFVKKIGELIEEHLNYDGVSMIVVKKPCVLKKGVKTNPPLRINQEICKKCKVCLKVGCPAIMLTNEGNIIIDETMCAGCTVCYQVCPFKAIEHTKN; encoded by the coding sequence ATGAAAGAGGTATTATCTGGAAATGAAGCTATTGCAAGAGGAGCATATGAATCTGGATGTAAAGTTGCTTTAGCATATCCTGGTACACCTTCTACAGAAATCTTACAAACTATAGCTGATAATTATAAAGATAGCATCTATTGTGCATGGGGATCAAATGAAAAAACTGCATTTGAAACTGCATTGGGTGCTTCAGTTGCAGGAGTTAGATCACTTGTTGCTATGAAACATGTTGGGTTAAATGTTGCTGCAGACCCACTTTTTACTGCAGCTTACACTGGGGTAGGAGGTGGATTTGTTATAATTTCTGCAGATGATCCTTCTAATCATTCTTCTCAAAATGAGCAGGATAATAGATGGTATGGAATTCATGCTAAAGTTCCTGTTATAGAACCATCAGATTCACAAGAGTGTTTAGATTATGTTAAATACGGTTTTGAAATTTCAGAAAATTTTGATATTCCTGTTATTATAAGACTTGTTACAAGAGTTTCTCATTCAAAATCAATATGTACATTGTCAGAGCCTATAAAAAGAGAAATTAAATTTAATTATAAGAAAGATGTTAGAAAATACATTATGGTTCCTTCTCACTCAAATCCACAACATGTTATATTGGAAAAAAAACTTTTAGACATTCAAAAATGGAATTCAGAAAATAATCTTACAAAAGAAGAAATTTTGGATACTGAAATTGGCATTGTGACTTCTGGCTTAACTTATCAATATGTAAAAGAAGTTTTCCCTCAATATTCTGTTCTAAAATGTGGCATGGTTTATCCAGCTCCAATAGAAGCCATAAAAAAATTTAGAGAAAAAGTTAAAAAACTTTACTTTATTGAAGAATTGGAACCGATTTTAGAATTTCAAGCCAGACTATCAAACATTAAAGTAGATTTGGGAAAGGATAAAATTCCATATTACCATGAACTTTCAGTTGAAAGGCTGAGATCAATTTTTTATGAAAATATTGATTTTGAAGAAAAAAAACAAAAATATAATTTTAATTTACCTCCAAGACCTCCTGTATTATGTGCAGGTTGTCCACATAGAGCTACATTTTATAACTTAGGGAAAAATAAAGAATATATTATTCATGGTGATATAGGTTGCTATACATTAGGTTTTATTGATCCTTTAAATGCAATGGATACAACGATATGTATGGGTGCATCTATAACAATGGGAAACGGTTTTTCTATCGTTAATAAAATCTCAAGTGAAAAAAAGAAAGTGATATCAATTCTTGGAGAATCAACTTTTATGCATTCTGGTCTAACAGGTACAGTAGATGCAGCCTATAATATGCTTTCGAATACTATAATAGTTCTTGATAATTCAGTAACAGCTATGACTGGACATCAAGATAATCCAATGACTGGAAAAACATTAATGGGTGAAGATGCACCAATCTTTGATATAAAAAAATTTGCTGAAGCTGCAAATATTAAAAAAGTAGATATTGTTGATGGATATTTCGTTAAGAAAATAGGTGAACTTATAGAAGAACATCTCAATTATGATGGAGTATCAATGATAGTGGTTAAAAAACCATGTGTATTAAAAAAAGGAGTTAAAACCAATCCTCCATTGAGAATTAATCAAGAAATATGTAAAAAATGTAAAGTTTGCCTAAAAGTAGGTTGTCCTGCTATAATGCTTACTAATGAAGGAAATATTATTATAGATGAAACAATGTGTGCTGGATGTACTGTTTGTTATCAAGTTTGTCCTTTTAAGGCAATTGAACACACAAAAAATTAA
- a CDS encoding cupin domain-containing protein, whose translation MNIKKLNINDIEWSEVKMEGAKNSKFKVLLGDNFDVPNFILRVFIIEPGGHTPLHSHDWEHENYILEGEGVLKNSKGEEIVIKEGDAIFVPPFEEHQYVNNSNKILKFICLIPRVRGMKN comes from the coding sequence ATGAACATAAAAAAACTAAATATCAATGATATTGAATGGTCTGAAGTAAAAATGGAAGGTGCTAAAAATTCTAAATTTAAAGTTTTACTTGGTGATAATTTTGATGTTCCAAACTTCATATTAAGAGTTTTTATAATTGAACCAGGTGGCCATACTCCTTTACATTCTCATGATTGGGAACATGAAAATTACATCCTAGAAGGAGAAGGTGTTTTAAAAAATAGTAAAGGAGAAGAAATTGTGATCAAAGAAGGAGATGCGATATTTGTACCACCTTTTGAAGAACATCAATATGTTAATAACTCAAACAAAATACTTAAGTTTATTTGTTTAATACCAAGAGTAAGAGGAATGAAAAATTAA
- a CDS encoding indolepyruvate oxidoreductase subunit beta yields the protein MVKNILLNGVGGQGILLVSEILVEALLLSGFDVKKNEIHGMSQRGGVVNSHIRYGDKIYSPIIPVGEADIIISFEYCETLRFINYLKENGLIIFNLQKIIPVSVSSGKASYPQNIEDELTKYYIKYDSFDAFSYAKNFGMPKATNIALLAYSSKYLEDIKDEIWEKAMRKYIKEKFFDKNFEIFKSLKKSY from the coding sequence ATGGTTAAAAATATATTATTAAATGGAGTAGGTGGGCAAGGAATTCTTCTTGTTTCTGAAATTTTAGTTGAAGCTCTTTTATTATCAGGTTTTGATGTTAAAAAAAATGAGATACATGGAATGAGCCAAAGAGGAGGAGTTGTTAATTCTCATATCAGATATGGGGATAAGATTTATTCTCCAATAATACCAGTCGGAGAAGCAGATATAATAATTTCTTTTGAATATTGTGAGACTTTAAGGTTTATTAATTATTTAAAAGAAAATGGTTTAATTATTTTTAATCTTCAAAAAATTATTCCAGTTTCAGTTTCTTCTGGAAAAGCAAGCTATCCACAAAATATAGAAGATGAATTAACAAAATACTATATAAAATATGATTCTTTTGATGCTTTTTCTTATGCTAAGAATTTTGGAATGCCTAAAGCTACAAATATAGCTCTTTTAGCTTATAGCTCAAAATATTTAGAGGATATTAAAGATGAGATATGGGAAAAAGCTATGAGGAAATATATAAAAGAAAAATTTTTTGATAAAAATTTTGAAATTTTTAAGAGTTTAAAAAAGAGTTATTAA
- a CDS encoding DUF4230 domain-containing protein, producing MDDSIVFILRLLLIFLVIFLCAIIYVFYNKNKNKLNLVNESTIVEQIKKVFKLSIIELNISEIYNYEKAKNILFISFKKKALIIVNAKVIIGFDFEKSKISYIKEDKKLIFEKLDGPEVISIDTNYNFYDIQYSFFNKISEKDINEFLIEIKEKLKNKILNDQYKKYCFNILINGLKNLCNIFDLKLEFSNKILMIEEGNKNDNS from the coding sequence ATGGATGATTCTATTGTTTTTATCTTAAGACTTTTATTAATTTTTTTGGTAATATTTTTATGTGCAATTATTTATGTTTTTTATAATAAAAATAAAAATAAATTAAATTTAGTAAATGAGTCAACAATTGTTGAACAGATAAAAAAAGTATTTAAATTATCTATTATAGAACTAAATATTTCAGAAATATATAATTATGAAAAAGCAAAAAATATTCTTTTTATATCATTCAAAAAGAAAGCATTGATTATTGTAAATGCAAAAGTAATTATAGGATTTGACTTTGAAAAATCAAAGATATCGTACATAAAGGAAGATAAAAAATTAATTTTTGAAAAGTTGGATGGTCCTGAAGTAATTTCAATTGATACCAATTACAATTTTTATGATATTCAATATAGTTTTTTTAATAAAATAAGTGAAAAAGATATTAATGAATTTCTAATTGAAATAAAAGAAAAATTAAAAAATAAAATATTAAATGATCAATACAAAAAATATTGTTTTAATATATTAATAAATGGATTAAAAAATTTATGCAATATATTTGATTTAAAATTAGAGTTTTCAAATAAGATATTAATGATTGAAGAGGGGAATAAAAATGACAATTCGTAA